A window of Exiguobacterium sp. FSL W8-0210 contains these coding sequences:
- the alaS gene encoding alanine--tRNA ligase: MKALKPLTGAQIRQMYLDFFQSKGHAIEPSASLVPVEDPSLLWINSGVATLKKYFDGRVIPDNPRIVNAQKSIRTNDIENVGKTARHHTFFEMLGNFSVGDYFREDAIKWGWELLTSDDWYGLDPERLSVTIHPEDDAARQIWLELGVPAERIIPLEDNFWEIGEGPSGPNTEIFFDRGPAFGDDPNDSELYPGGENERYLEIWNIVFSQYNHDGHGNYTELPRKNIDTGMGLERMACVMQDVPTNFDTDLFMPIIHKTEEISGKIYRDDSKLDVAFKVIADHIRTVSFAIGDGALPSNEGRGYVLRRLLRRAVRYAKMLGIERPFMYELVDTVGNVMVDFYPQVPEKADFIKRVIKNEEERFHETLHDGLAILNTVAQTAKSNGEHVISGEDAFRLYDTYGFPLELTVEYAEDHQMSVDEEGFKLAMDAQRQRARAAREESGSMQQQSEVLSTLKDKSTFVGYTDLKADAKIIALLHDGERVTEVAAGEEAQVILDITPFYAESGGEVADTGTIEGKDFVLDVKDVQKAPNGQNLHTVIVRTGIATEAADVVANVEAAERKAVTKNHTATHLLHKALKDTLGTHVNQAGSLVSPERLRFDFSHFGAVTQEELTKIEQDVNQAIWASLPVDIEEMNIADAKAKGAMALFGEKYGETVRVVSAGTYSIELCGGIHVGNTAEIGLFKIVSESGIGAGTRRIEAVTGAGAYRVMNQHLETLEQAAAVLKTKMTEVPVRIEALQQQLRETERANESLQAKLANIEAASLKDDVEEINGVRVLAKRVDVSDMDALRGMMDELKSSLGSAIIVLGSAQGEKVNLVASVSKDLIDQGYHAGKLIKEVATRCGGGGGGRPDMAQAGGKDASKLEEALAYASQYVQSLA; the protein is encoded by the coding sequence ATGAAAGCTTTAAAACCATTAACGGGTGCACAAATCCGTCAGATGTATCTTGATTTCTTCCAAAGCAAAGGGCATGCGATCGAACCGAGTGCTTCACTCGTACCGGTCGAGGATCCATCGCTCTTGTGGATCAACTCAGGGGTTGCGACACTCAAGAAATATTTCGATGGTCGTGTCATTCCTGATAATCCACGTATCGTCAACGCACAAAAATCAATCCGGACGAATGATATCGAAAACGTCGGGAAAACAGCACGTCACCATACGTTCTTCGAGATGCTCGGAAACTTCTCTGTCGGTGATTACTTCCGTGAAGATGCAATCAAATGGGGCTGGGAACTTTTGACGAGTGATGACTGGTACGGTCTTGACCCGGAACGTCTCTCGGTCACGATTCACCCGGAAGATGACGCAGCGCGTCAAATCTGGCTTGAACTCGGTGTACCGGCTGAGCGGATCATTCCACTTGAAGATAACTTCTGGGAAATCGGTGAAGGTCCATCTGGTCCGAACACGGAAATCTTCTTCGACCGTGGACCTGCTTTTGGAGACGATCCGAACGATTCAGAACTCTATCCAGGTGGCGAAAACGAACGCTATCTCGAGATCTGGAATATCGTCTTCAGTCAGTATAACCACGATGGACACGGCAACTACACGGAACTTCCACGTAAAAACATCGATACAGGAATGGGACTTGAACGGATGGCATGTGTCATGCAGGACGTGCCGACGAACTTCGATACGGATCTGTTCATGCCGATCATTCACAAAACAGAAGAGATCAGCGGTAAAATCTACCGTGATGATTCGAAACTCGATGTAGCATTCAAAGTCATCGCAGACCACATCCGTACCGTATCATTCGCGATCGGTGATGGTGCGCTTCCTTCGAATGAAGGTCGTGGATATGTCCTTCGTCGTTTACTACGCCGTGCGGTTCGTTATGCGAAGATGCTTGGAATCGAACGTCCGTTCATGTATGAACTCGTCGATACGGTCGGGAATGTCATGGTCGACTTCTACCCACAAGTTCCAGAAAAAGCAGACTTCATCAAACGTGTCATCAAAAACGAAGAAGAACGTTTCCACGAGACACTTCATGACGGTCTTGCAATCTTGAACACGGTCGCTCAGACGGCTAAATCAAACGGTGAGCACGTCATCAGTGGCGAAGATGCGTTCCGTCTGTATGACACGTATGGTTTCCCACTCGAATTGACAGTCGAGTATGCGGAAGATCATCAGATGTCTGTTGATGAAGAAGGCTTCAAACTAGCGATGGATGCACAACGTCAGCGTGCACGTGCAGCGCGTGAAGAGAGTGGTTCGATGCAACAGCAATCGGAAGTCCTCTCAACGCTAAAAGATAAAAGTACGTTCGTCGGCTATACCGACCTTAAGGCGGATGCGAAAATCATCGCATTGTTGCATGATGGAGAACGAGTCACAGAAGTCGCTGCTGGTGAAGAAGCACAAGTCATTCTCGACATCACACCGTTCTACGCTGAAAGTGGTGGTGAAGTCGCGGATACAGGAACAATCGAAGGCAAAGACTTCGTTCTTGATGTCAAAGATGTTCAAAAAGCACCAAACGGTCAAAACTTGCATACGGTCATCGTTCGTACAGGGATCGCAACGGAAGCTGCAGACGTCGTTGCAAACGTCGAAGCAGCAGAACGTAAAGCCGTCACGAAAAACCATACAGCAACACACTTGCTTCATAAAGCATTGAAAGACACGCTCGGAACACACGTCAACCAAGCGGGATCACTTGTTTCTCCAGAACGTCTCCGCTTCGACTTCTCACACTTCGGTGCCGTGACACAAGAAGAGTTGACAAAAATCGAACAAGACGTCAACCAAGCGATCTGGGCATCATTACCGGTTGATATCGAAGAGATGAACATCGCTGATGCAAAAGCAAAAGGCGCGATGGCATTGTTCGGTGAGAAGTACGGGGAAACGGTCCGTGTCGTCTCAGCAGGCACATACTCGATTGAATTGTGTGGCGGAATCCACGTCGGAAACACTGCAGAGATCGGTCTGTTCAAGATCGTCTCAGAGTCTGGGATCGGTGCAGGTACACGCCGAATCGAAGCGGTAACGGGTGCAGGCGCATATCGTGTCATGAATCAACACTTGGAAACACTCGAACAAGCAGCAGCTGTCTTGAAGACGAAGATGACAGAAGTTCCTGTTCGCATCGAAGCACTGCAACAACAGCTCCGTGAGACGGAACGGGCGAATGAATCGTTGCAAGCAAAACTCGCGAACATCGAAGCTGCTTCATTGAAGGACGATGTTGAGGAAATCAACGGTGTGCGTGTGCTTGCGAAACGCGTCGATGTCTCAGATATGGATGCTCTTCGCGGTATGATGGACGAGTTGAAGAGCTCGCTCGGATCGGCAATCATCGTTCTCGGAAGTGCGCAAGGTGAGAAAGTCAATCTCGTCGCAAGCGTCTCAAAAGATTTAATCGACCAAGGCTATCATGCTGGTAAATTGATCAAGGAAGTCGCAACACGCTGCGGTGGTGGCGGTGGCGGTCGCCCTGACATGGCTCAAGCTGGTGGAAAAGATGCGTCGAAATTAGAAGAAGCACTCGCGTACGCTTCACAATACGTGCAATCACTGGCATAA
- the recD2 gene encoding SF1B family DNA helicase RecD2: MEHPHQVVGRVKRVLFSSEEEAHSIVLVAVKEKNFELKETELVITGTGVGIELGGTYQAFGRLVDHPRFGKQLKAELIRRSVPMTKHATIRFLTNGSFTGIGPKTAKNIVDALGEEAVDLILKDERVLNQVPGLKQKQADIILSRLATLYGVDQLMLFLAPFDVTPKLAAKIYAAYEGDAMARIRENPYSLMYEVNGIGFKTADHIASHLGLVGLHPERVAASIMHILEQEAGEGHAFATVDSLLQRAPRLLGEDPGERLEQAIELLLAEDKVKLEEGCLYLPTIFYAEVRAAKELARVMANGAEQEVDVATILEAIGHLEEQFGMEYAAQQREAIELAVKAPLMVLTGGPGTGKTTVIKGILHALQEIHDWPLEKSRVKTGDVYPYVLVAPTGRAAKRLSEATDVPAMTIHRLLKYDGTNFQLNEDQPITGKVLIIDESSMIDIYLLSSLLRAVPNGMKILFVGDRDQLPSVGPGQVLADLMDTEGIPVVRLNVVHRQAEDSSILRLAHDLKNRTTSADLLSPLADRRFYTASPQETLRGISAFAEKALAKGYSKFDVQVLAPTYRGQVGIDELNVALQRVYNPEEPKKREVKQGTRIYRTGDKILQLVNNAEENVYNGDIGEIVNIFFAKENVDKVDKIIARFDQTEVEYNRSDWDQFTHAYAITIHKAQGSEFPIVLMPVYFTGAFKHSRNLIYTAVTRAKSSLLLFGDPRAFHKASQEEEPRRRTRLIERLGGVTKT, translated from the coding sequence ATGGAGCACCCCCATCAAGTCGTCGGGCGCGTCAAACGTGTGCTCTTTTCTTCTGAAGAAGAAGCACACTCCATTGTATTGGTCGCCGTCAAAGAAAAGAACTTTGAACTGAAAGAAACCGAGCTCGTCATCACGGGTACTGGGGTTGGGATCGAACTCGGAGGAACGTATCAAGCATTCGGTCGTCTCGTCGATCATCCCCGGTTCGGAAAACAACTGAAGGCGGAGCTGATTCGACGATCGGTTCCGATGACAAAACATGCGACGATCCGCTTCTTGACGAATGGTTCGTTCACCGGCATTGGTCCGAAGACAGCGAAAAATATCGTCGATGCTCTCGGAGAAGAGGCAGTGGATCTCATTTTGAAAGATGAACGGGTACTGAATCAGGTGCCTGGGTTAAAACAAAAACAAGCTGACATCATCTTGAGTCGACTCGCCACGTTATACGGTGTCGATCAGTTGATGCTGTTCTTAGCACCGTTTGATGTCACACCGAAGCTAGCGGCAAAGATCTATGCCGCGTACGAGGGCGACGCCATGGCACGGATTCGGGAGAATCCGTATTCCTTGATGTATGAAGTGAATGGGATTGGTTTTAAGACAGCCGATCATATTGCCTCACATCTCGGACTCGTCGGATTACATCCAGAGCGTGTCGCTGCTTCGATCATGCACATATTAGAACAAGAAGCGGGCGAGGGACATGCCTTCGCGACGGTCGACTCGCTGTTGCAACGGGCACCCCGTCTGCTAGGGGAAGATCCGGGAGAGCGGCTGGAACAAGCGATCGAACTGTTGCTCGCTGAAGATAAGGTCAAGCTCGAAGAAGGTTGCTTGTATTTACCGACGATCTTTTATGCGGAAGTCCGAGCGGCGAAGGAGCTAGCACGCGTCATGGCAAACGGTGCCGAACAGGAAGTCGATGTCGCGACGATCCTTGAAGCAATCGGGCATCTCGAAGAACAGTTTGGGATGGAATATGCGGCGCAACAGCGAGAAGCGATCGAGTTAGCGGTCAAAGCGCCGCTGATGGTCTTGACTGGTGGACCGGGTACCGGTAAGACGACTGTCATCAAGGGAATTTTGCATGCGTTGCAAGAAATTCATGACTGGCCGCTTGAGAAGAGTCGCGTCAAGACAGGGGATGTCTATCCATACGTCCTTGTTGCACCGACCGGACGCGCCGCTAAACGTCTGTCGGAAGCAACGGACGTCCCAGCGATGACGATTCATCGTCTGTTGAAGTATGACGGAACGAATTTCCAATTAAATGAAGATCAGCCGATCACGGGGAAAGTACTGATCATCGATGAGTCGTCGATGATTGATATCTACTTGTTATCGAGTCTGCTCCGTGCTGTGCCGAACGGTATGAAAATCTTGTTCGTCGGTGACCGGGATCAATTACCATCCGTTGGTCCTGGGCAAGTGCTGGCAGACTTGATGGATACGGAAGGGATTCCCGTCGTTCGTTTGAACGTCGTCCATCGCCAAGCGGAAGATTCTTCGATTTTACGGCTCGCGCACGATTTGAAGAACCGGACGACGTCAGCTGATTTGTTATCACCACTTGCGGATCGTCGCTTTTACACTGCGTCTCCGCAAGAGACGTTACGCGGCATCTCAGCCTTCGCGGAAAAAGCACTCGCAAAAGGGTATTCGAAATTCGATGTTCAGGTTTTGGCACCGACTTACCGTGGTCAGGTCGGAATCGACGAACTGAATGTCGCCTTGCAACGCGTCTACAATCCGGAGGAACCGAAAAAACGCGAAGTCAAACAAGGCACCCGGATTTACCGGACCGGGGACAAGATTCTTCAGCTCGTCAACAATGCGGAAGAGAACGTCTATAACGGAGATATCGGCGAAATCGTCAATATCTTCTTCGCCAAAGAAAACGTCGACAAGGTGGATAAGATCATCGCCCGCTTCGACCAGACGGAAGTCGAGTACAACCGGAGTGACTGGGATCAATTCACGCATGCCTACGCGATTACGATTCACAAGGCACAAGGGTCCGAGTTCCCGATCGTCTTGATGCCGGTCTATTTCACGGGGGCATTCAAACATTCTCGAAACTTGATTTATACGGCGGTCACCCGTGCGAAGTCGAGTTTATTATTGTTCGGCGACCCACGAGCGTTTCATAAAGCGTCGCAAGAAGAGGAGCCGCGGCGCCGAACACGATTGATTGAACGACTCGGTGGGGTGACAAAGACTTGA
- a CDS encoding VOC family protein, with translation MARLPIAGLCELVLEVEDMDRAVGFWNGTLGIPVVEQWAPEDAEPSKEQSKQDGVWATWLYIGGNTRLGLWLKRDFTMEERTVKHLPVSEWDTLYDEGGVHVHCAFYVEKDEFQQALNQLREASITVKLREWDEQETSNQKEYSAYFKDTENNVIELYTKNMDEAYEDFSGPPLRVIREVGN, from the coding sequence ATGGCACGTTTACCGATTGCAGGATTGTGTGAATTAGTACTTGAAGTCGAAGATATGGACCGTGCGGTTGGCTTTTGGAATGGGACACTAGGCATTCCAGTCGTCGAGCAATGGGCACCTGAGGATGCTGAGCCGAGCAAAGAACAATCTAAACAAGATGGGGTCTGGGCAACGTGGCTCTACATTGGCGGCAACACCCGACTCGGTCTTTGGCTGAAACGGGACTTCACGATGGAAGAACGAACCGTCAAACACTTACCGGTCTCCGAATGGGATACGTTGTACGATGAAGGCGGAGTCCATGTCCACTGTGCCTTTTACGTTGAGAAGGACGAGTTCCAGCAAGCCTTAAATCAGCTTCGGGAAGCTTCAATCACCGTGAAGCTAAGAGAATGGGATGAACAGGAGACCTCGAACCAAAAAGAGTATTCCGCTTATTTCAAGGATACAGAAAATAACGTCATCGAACTGTATACGAAAAACATGGATGAAGCCTATGAAGACTTTTCCGGACCTCCGCTTCGTGTCATCCGTGAAGTCGGGAATTAA
- a CDS encoding tetratricopeptide repeat protein: MNYNEVGFRHLEAGNYELAAQAFNDAIEENPKDPTAYVNLGTLLQTMNDADRALRFYDRALMIDNTFASAYYAKGALFFAADKLVEAEESLRAALLYGLDDADLHFMLGMTYQKLGDPVRGLPRLQRASELNGVDIEIAFQYGLALAQNEKLEEAVEMFEHVLMLDETHTDARYNYAIALAFLGQQEACYAELEAVLAYQPEHALARDAKAKMDALLKQAD, from the coding sequence ATGAACTATAATGAAGTAGGGTTCCGGCATCTAGAAGCTGGAAATTATGAATTAGCAGCGCAAGCGTTTAACGACGCGATCGAAGAAAATCCAAAAGATCCGACAGCGTACGTCAATCTTGGAACATTACTCCAAACGATGAACGATGCTGATCGTGCCCTTCGTTTTTATGACCGGGCACTGATGATCGATAACACGTTTGCGAGTGCCTATTATGCAAAAGGGGCGCTGTTCTTTGCTGCCGATAAACTCGTCGAAGCAGAGGAATCATTGCGGGCAGCGTTATTATATGGACTTGACGACGCGGATCTCCATTTCATGCTTGGGATGACGTATCAAAAACTAGGTGATCCAGTACGTGGCTTACCTCGTCTACAGCGCGCGTCAGAATTAAACGGTGTCGATATCGAGATCGCATTCCAATACGGACTTGCCTTAGCGCAAAACGAGAAGTTGGAAGAAGCGGTCGAGATGTTCGAGCACGTCTTGATGCTTGACGAAACGCATACGGATGCACGATACAATTATGCGATTGCCCTTGCTTTCCTTGGTCAACAAGAAGCCTGTTATGCAGAACTTGAAGCCGTTCTTGCCTATCAGCCGGAACACGCGCTTGCACGAGATGCAAAAGCGAAGATGGATGCGTTATTAAAACAAGCAGATTGA
- the mnmA gene encoding tRNA 2-thiouridine(34) synthase MnmA, with protein MNTRAKAPSETTVVVGMSGGVDSSVTAHLLKEQGYNVIGIFMKNWDDTDENGFCTATEDYEDVIAVANQIGIPYYAVNFEKEYWDKVFTYFLDEYKLGRTPNPDVMCNKEIKFKAFLDHAMRLGADFVATGHYARAVYEDGEHKLLRGVDANKDQTYFLNQLSQEQIAKAMFPIGHMEKSEVRRIAEEANLATAKKKDSTGICFIGERNFKQFLGQYLPAQPGEMRTLDGNVMGRHDGLMYYTMGQRHGLGIGGDGEPWFVVGKNLKENILYVDQGFHNELLYSEGLLASDVSWTSERPVGETFRCTAKFRYRQQDTAVTVRVLEDGLDVSFDERQRAITPGQAVVFYDGDICLGGATIDAAYKAGERLAYLA; from the coding sequence ATGAATACACGAGCGAAAGCCCCGAGTGAAACGACAGTCGTCGTTGGGATGTCGGGCGGTGTCGATTCTTCTGTGACCGCTCATTTATTAAAAGAGCAAGGCTATAACGTCATCGGGATCTTCATGAAAAACTGGGATGACACGGATGAGAACGGCTTTTGTACGGCGACGGAAGATTATGAAGACGTCATCGCCGTAGCCAATCAAATCGGCATTCCGTATTATGCGGTCAATTTTGAAAAAGAGTACTGGGATAAGGTCTTCACGTACTTCCTCGATGAATATAAACTCGGTCGGACACCGAATCCAGACGTCATGTGTAACAAGGAAATCAAGTTCAAAGCCTTCCTCGATCACGCGATGCGTCTTGGTGCCGATTTCGTCGCGACAGGTCATTATGCACGTGCTGTCTATGAAGATGGAGAACATAAATTGCTTCGTGGTGTCGATGCAAACAAGGATCAAACGTATTTCTTGAATCAATTGTCGCAAGAGCAAATTGCGAAGGCGATGTTCCCGATCGGTCACATGGAAAAATCAGAAGTGCGCCGGATCGCAGAAGAAGCGAACCTTGCAACAGCTAAGAAAAAAGACTCGACCGGTATTTGCTTCATTGGCGAGCGGAACTTCAAACAGTTCCTCGGTCAATACCTACCGGCACAACCCGGTGAGATGCGGACGCTTGACGGCAACGTCATGGGTCGTCACGATGGATTGATGTACTATACGATGGGGCAACGCCACGGGCTTGGTATCGGTGGCGACGGAGAACCTTGGTTCGTCGTCGGAAAAAACCTAAAAGAGAACATTCTCTATGTCGATCAAGGATTCCATAACGAATTATTGTATTCGGAAGGGTTACTTGCTTCAGATGTCAGTTGGACATCTGAACGTCCAGTCGGTGAGACATTCCGTTGCACAGCGAAATTCCGTTACCGTCAACAAGACACAGCCGTCACGGTTCGTGTCCTTGAAGATGGACTCGATGTTTCGTTTGACGAGCGTCAACGAGCAATCACACCAGGACAAGCGGTCGTGTTCTATGATGGAGACATCTGCCTCGGTGGTGCCACAATCGATGCAGCCTATAAAGCAGGCGAACGCCTCGCTTATTTAGCATAA
- a CDS encoding cysteine desulfurase family protein, whose amino-acid sequence MNYFDHSATTPMRPEVLEAMTPYLLEQYGNPSSVHAAGRSARAAIDKARRQIAQELNAKPTELIFTSGGTESDNYAIFGAAEAAREKGRHLITTRFEHHAVLRAFEELEKQGYDVTYLDVPTTGVVSLAALQEAVREDTTLVSIMFGNNEVGTIQPIAAIGQFLRERGILFHTDAVQVFGKQAIDVEALQVDLLSASGHKINGPKGIGLLYVRTGVKLATQTYGGEQERKRRAGTENVPGIVGLAKALELMIAERDQQQDHIKQLRSVLLTRLDESGITYEVNGVEGLPNVLNLYFPQIEIEPFLIMLDMRQMAVSSGSACTAGSVEPSHVLSAMYGEDERTRASVRISFGHGNELAQVELLAQALQDVVKSFQN is encoded by the coding sequence ATGAATTACTTTGACCATTCGGCGACGACGCCGATGCGTCCGGAAGTCCTTGAGGCGATGACGCCTTATTTGCTCGAACAGTATGGTAACCCATCGAGTGTCCATGCGGCTGGTCGGTCTGCTCGTGCAGCGATTGACAAAGCACGTCGGCAGATCGCACAAGAATTGAACGCGAAACCAACCGAACTGATTTTCACAAGTGGTGGAACGGAGTCGGATAACTATGCCATCTTCGGTGCGGCAGAGGCAGCGCGTGAAAAAGGACGTCATCTCATTACGACACGGTTTGAGCATCATGCCGTGCTCCGCGCGTTCGAAGAGCTGGAAAAACAAGGCTATGACGTCACGTATCTTGATGTACCAACGACAGGCGTCGTCTCATTGGCTGCCTTGCAAGAAGCTGTCCGGGAAGATACGACACTTGTCTCGATCATGTTCGGCAACAATGAAGTCGGAACGATCCAGCCGATTGCGGCAATTGGTCAATTTTTACGAGAACGCGGTATTTTGTTCCATACGGACGCGGTGCAGGTGTTCGGAAAACAAGCAATCGATGTCGAAGCGTTACAGGTCGATCTTTTATCCGCGTCTGGTCATAAAATCAATGGTCCAAAAGGAATCGGTCTATTATATGTACGGACAGGTGTGAAATTAGCGACGCAGACGTATGGCGGAGAACAGGAACGCAAGCGTCGCGCTGGTACGGAGAACGTACCGGGAATCGTCGGTTTAGCGAAAGCGCTCGAACTGATGATCGCAGAGCGCGATCAACAGCAGGACCACATCAAACAACTGCGTAGCGTTTTGCTAACACGCTTGGATGAAAGTGGCATCACTTACGAAGTCAACGGTGTTGAAGGATTGCCGAATGTCCTCAATCTTTACTTCCCGCAAATTGAAATCGAACCGTTCCTGATCATGCTCGATATGCGCCAGATGGCCGTATCGAGCGGGAGTGCATGTACGGCAGGATCCGTCGAACCTTCGCATGTCTTATCGGCGATGTATGGCGAAGATGAACGGACACGAGCATCGGTCCGAATCAGTTTTGGTCACGGAAATGAGCTCGCGCAAGTCGAACTACTCGCACAAGCCTTGCAAGATGTCGTAAAATCGTTTCAGAATTAA
- the cymR gene encoding cysteine metabolism transcriptional regulator CymR, translating into MKISTKGRYGLTIMIALAKEAESKPLSLKKIAQMYDLSEHYLEQLIAPLRNGGLVKSVRGAYGGYKLGREAQSITAGEIIRLLEGPLVVVEGDACDEVTKRKLWDKIQQAVDQVLDSTTLQDLAEEDDTGYMFYI; encoded by the coding sequence ATGAAAATCTCGACGAAAGGGCGATATGGTCTGACGATCATGATCGCACTCGCGAAAGAAGCTGAATCTAAACCATTGTCCTTAAAGAAAATCGCGCAGATGTATGACTTATCTGAACACTACCTCGAGCAATTGATCGCACCACTTCGTAATGGTGGTCTCGTCAAAAGCGTCCGCGGCGCTTACGGCGGATATAAGCTCGGTCGTGAAGCACAAAGCATCACAGCGGGTGAAATCATCCGCTTACTTGAAGGACCACTCGTCGTCGTCGAAGGTGATGCGTGTGACGAGGTCACGAAACGCAAACTGTGGGATAAAATCCAACAAGCAGTCGATCAAGTACTCGATTCAACGACGCTACAAGACTTAGCGGAAGAAGACGATACAGGATACATGTTCTATATTTGA
- a CDS encoding replication-associated recombination protein A: MAHLFESQSPAGPLANRMRPQNLDEIVGQRHLIGETTLLRRAILADRLGTVIFYGPPGTGKTTLARVISSYTKSAFEQLNAVTAKLEQLREILKAAEARLQFEDQKTILFLDEIHRFNKMQQDALLPALEAGTITLIGATTENPSFEVNAALLSRATVFRFEPPTADDLRIVLDRTLKDEERGLGKYPITITDDAIDHYVKLSDGDYRALLNALELAVLTTPEIDGQITIDLAVAEESIQQKALKYDKDGDRHYDVISAFIKSIRGSDPDAALYWLAVMIEAGESPRFIVRRLYVHAAEDIGLSDPQALLMVDACARACEYVGFPEARIPLAETVLYLATAPKSNAVISAIDQALTLVRRSDGGPVPPHLRDAHHPGAAALGNGVTYQYPHDFEHAYVPQNYWPENLARTKPVFYRPSPRGFEKQLQARLDFWNKQTATHQKKRP; this comes from the coding sequence ATGGCACATTTATTTGAATCCCAGTCTCCTGCCGGACCGCTCGCGAATCGAATGCGTCCGCAGAATCTGGATGAAATCGTCGGACAACGTCATCTAATTGGAGAGACAACGCTCCTGCGGCGTGCCATCTTAGCCGATCGTCTCGGAACCGTCATTTTTTACGGTCCACCCGGTACCGGTAAGACGACGCTCGCACGTGTCATCTCCAGTTATACGAAATCAGCATTCGAGCAATTGAATGCGGTCACGGCGAAACTGGAACAATTACGGGAAATTCTAAAAGCAGCCGAAGCTCGTCTTCAGTTCGAGGATCAAAAAACGATCCTTTTTCTCGATGAGATCCATCGGTTCAATAAGATGCAGCAAGACGCCTTACTGCCAGCGCTTGAGGCGGGTACGATCACATTGATCGGGGCGACGACGGAAAATCCGAGTTTTGAGGTCAACGCCGCTCTCTTATCGCGGGCAACAGTCTTTCGTTTTGAACCCCCGACGGCAGACGATTTACGAATCGTCCTCGACCGGACCCTAAAAGACGAAGAACGTGGTCTTGGCAAATATCCGATCACGATCACGGATGACGCGATCGATCATTACGTCAAGTTGTCGGATGGCGATTACCGGGCATTATTGAATGCGCTTGAACTCGCCGTCTTAACGACACCGGAAATCGATGGTCAGATCACGATCGATCTCGCTGTCGCCGAGGAATCGATTCAACAAAAAGCATTGAAGTACGATAAGGACGGCGATCGGCATTATGATGTCATCTCCGCCTTCATCAAATCAATTCGGGGTTCCGATCCCGACGCTGCGCTCTACTGGCTCGCTGTCATGATTGAAGCGGGCGAAAGTCCGCGCTTCATCGTACGGCGTCTCTACGTCCATGCGGCAGAAGACATCGGTCTGTCTGATCCGCAAGCGTTATTAATGGTCGATGCCTGCGCACGCGCGTGCGAGTACGTCGGTTTCCCTGAAGCAAGGATTCCGCTCGCTGAAACCGTCTTATATCTCGCGACGGCACCGAAATCGAATGCTGTCATCTCAGCGATCGATCAAGCATTGACACTCGTTCGCCGTTCAGACGGCGGTCCGGTACCGCCACATTTGCGCGATGCCCATCATCCAGGGGCAGCGGCACTTGGGAATGGCGTCACCTATCAGTACCCGCACGACTTCGAACATGCCTATGTGCCACAGAATTACTGGCCGGAAAACCTTGCCCGGACAAAACCGGTCTTTTATCGTCCAAGCCCACGCGGTTTTGAGAAACAACTGCAAGCTCGACTTGATTTTTGGAACAAACAAACAGCCACACATCAGAAAAAGCGACCATAA